AATTAACATTTTTGTCCCTCTGTGCCTCTTATGTTTATGCGGCACAAAATAGCTGTATCTGCGAAAACCATCATCGCCAATTTCCGCGCCTTCGAAGCCATACTGCAATATGGTAGTTTTGTCGGGATCAATGGTAAAGGATATGGCTTGTGTGGCGGCATCATACTGTTCGGGTGCTCTAAAATCGGCAAAGGTATACACGGTTACCTGCTGGGGCAAAGCAGGGTAGAGTGCGTAGGCATTATCTTTATAACTGCCGTCTTCTAACAGTGCTTTATAACCTTCCCAGCTGTTTAGTTGTAAGATGTTGGCACTTCCATTTGAATCCTCGGCGCCATAAACACCAGTAAACCCCCCGCAATAGCCGCCTGCATATAGTACCGGTGCCACTTGGTGTCCGTTTGCGGTAATAACAGGCATCTGTTCCTTAAGCTCATCAAAACTTCCGGCAAATGGATAAATTGCTCGTACGGTTTTTTCTTCCGAGGCGTAATTGCTAAGGGTATAGCTGTCTGCTACATTGGAACCCCAGACCCGAACACTATCCTCAGCAGGAAGGGAAAAATCGTAAGTGATGTTACGGATAGCGGTTATTTTATCGTCCGCCTTATTTAAGGTCAAAGGAAAAACTGGCCCTGCATAGGACATGAAGATACTGCTGTCGCCATGTCCGATACCACCGCTTCCCGCATTGCCAGCAAAAGGGAGCCGGCTTTGCAGCATAAGTGCTCCACCGATGCCAATGGCTACCAGTGCGCAAGCAGCAACAGCTGACCATTTCCTCCAAGGTGAGAACTGCTGTTGGAGCCTTGTTGTTCTTGCTTCTTCAATGTATTCTTCACGCACCTCGGTCAAAGCATCGAAGATTTTCTTTTCTCTCATAGCCAAATTCCCTCCAGTTCCAGTGCCCGTTTCAGGCTTTGTCGTAAACGGTACAAGTGCCCCGCCAGTCTATTGGACGAAGTTGCGCATTCCTCGGCTAGTTGATTCACCGCATCTCCAAACCAATAACGCCGCATAAATAGAACGCGGCTGGCTACAGGTAAGGTATCCAACCAGCGGTTAATTGTCCGTATCAATTCCTTTATTTCTACTTTACCTTCTACAGTATCAGAATCTGGCACGCAGTCACCGAGCTCCGACAGTAGAAGTTCAGCGCCATTGTATCGTTTTTTGGCTCTTTGTTCATGCCAGCGATTGATAGAAAGATTGCGGGTAATGCGCCCAAGGTACGCACCAAGAAAGTTTGGCTTTGCCGGAGGAATTGCGTCCCAGGCCTTACGGTATGTATCGTTTACGATTTCTTCACTGTCCTCATAATTGGAGAGGATATTAAACGCAATCCCATGGAGCATCCGCCCGTATTTGGCGTCGGTCTCCCTGATGGCAGTCTCGGCACGAGCACTGTATAGCCCAATAATTTGTACGTCCTCCATCTACGTCCCACCTTTATGGTAAATTGAAAGGCCCTCACTTATATAGACAGGATCTGTTTCAATATATTCGTATCATGAAACCCCGCCCTTGCCGGCAAACATCAAATAAAGCCCACCTTGCAAAAAGATGAGCTGTTTGGGCCAAGTGCTTACTATTACATCGACATTCATTGGCCACATCCGCTTGCACTTACACTAACGTGATTTTTCATCTTGATACATGAGTTGAAAATTTGCAACGGACCCAAAATCACTTTTAATTATCGGTGTGTATTCCCGTGTCTCAAAATCATAGTAGTATATTCCTTCATCCTCACCGATAGTTTCTAACATATAAACACCCTTCTTGTCTCGCGTGAAACTGCCCCGCTGCGGAAATTGCGTATCTGATTGAAACAACACCTTCATATCATTTAAATCAATTACTTCAGATATAGTAGTTGTGTCCGGCAACGGTGATATCGTATCATCCGCACGATACAGCAACCGGTTATCCATGGCGTAAAGCGCTTGAATTGCCATATTGGCCTCGTGTAACATTTCCCGCTTATCGCCTAAATTATAATCAAACGAATAAATGGTGTATTCAGGGGTGGCATGATCTGTAACATCACGTGTTATAGCAATATC
The DNA window shown above is from Bacillota bacterium and carries:
- a CDS encoding sigma-70 family RNA polymerase sigma factor yields the protein MEDVQIIGLYSARAETAIRETDAKYGRMLHGIAFNILSNYEDSEEIVNDTYRKAWDAIPPAKPNFLGAYLGRITRNLSINRWHEQRAKKRYNGAELLLSELGDCVPDSDTVEGKVEIKELIRTINRWLDTLPVASRVLFMRRYWFGDAVNQLAEECATSSNRLAGHLYRLRQSLKRALELEGIWL